A genomic region of Tamandua tetradactyla isolate mTamTet1 chromosome 2, mTamTet1.pri, whole genome shotgun sequence contains the following coding sequences:
- the HES2 gene encoding transcription factor HES-2 — translation MGLPRRAADSAELRKSLKPLLEKRRRARINESLSQLKGLILPLLGRESSRYSKLEKADILEMTVRFLQELPASPGPAAAPTPSDSFREGYRTCVARLARVLPACRVLEPAVSARLLEHLRRRAAGATPDGGHSGDSGRPSSPAPLPAPASPAPPRGSGLWRPW, via the exons ATGGGGCTGCCCCGGCGGGCCGCGGACTCCGCCGAGCTGCGCAAG AGCCTGAAGCCGCTGCTGGAGAAGCGCCGCCGCGCGCGCATCAACGAGAGCCTGAGCCAGCTCAAAGGGCTCATCCTGCCGCTGCTGGGCCGGGAG AGCTCCCGCTACTCGAAGCTGGAGAAGGCGGACATCCTGGAAATGACCGTGCGCTTCCTGCAGGAGCTGCCCGCGTCCCCCGGCCCCGCAGCTGCCCCCA CGCCGTCCGACAGCTTCCGCGAGGGCTACCGCACCTGCGTGGCGCGCCTGGCCCGCGTGCTGCCCGCCTGCCGCGTCCTGGAGCCCGCCGTGAGCGCGCGCCTGCTGGAGCACCTGCGGCGCAGGGCGGCCGGCGCCACCCCCGACGGCGGGCACAGCGGGGACTCGGGCCGCCCGTCCTCGCCCGCCCCTCTGCCTGCACCCGCGTCGCCCGCGCCTCCCCGCGGCTCCGGCCTCTGGCGGCCGTGGTAG